A single genomic interval of Homo sapiens chromosome 15, GRCh38.p14 Primary Assembly harbors:
- the MAGEL2 gene encoding MAGE-like protein 2, protein MSQLSKNLGDSSPPAEAPKPPVYSRPTVLMRAPPASSRAPPVPWDPPPIDLQASLAAWQAPQPAWEAPQGQLPAPVVPMTQPPALGGPIVPAPPLGGPMGKPPTPGVLMVHPPPPGAPMAQPPTPGVLMVHPSAPGAPMAHPPPPGTPMSHPPPPGTPMAHPPPPGTPMAHPPPPGTPMVHPPPPGTPMAHPPPPGTPMAHPPPPGTPMAHPPPPGTPMAHPPPPGTPMAQPPAPGVLMAQPLTPGVLMVQPAAPGAPMVQPPPAAMMTQPQPSGAPMAKPPGPGVLMIHPPGARAPMTQPPASGAPMAQPAAPPAQPMAPPAQPMASWAPQAQPLILQIQSQVIRAPPQVPQGPQAPPAQLATPPGWQATSPGWQATQQGWQATPLTWQTTQVTWQAPAVTWQVPPPMRQGPPPIRPGPPPIRPGPPPVRQAPPLIRQAPPVIRQAPPVIRQAPPVIRQAPAVIRQAPPVIRQAPPVIRQAPPVIRQAPPLIRQAPPPIRPAPQVLATQPPLWQALPPPPPLRQAPQARLPAPQVQAAPQVPTAPPATQVPAAPPAGPQVPQPVLPAPLSAPLSAPQAVHCPSIIWQAPKGQPPVPHEIPTSMEFQEVQQTQALAWQAQKAPTHIWQPLPAQEAQRQAPPLVQLEQPFQGAPPSQKAVQIQLPPQQAQASGPQAEVPTLPLQPSWQAPPAVLQAQPGPPVAAANFPLGSAKSLMTPSGECRASSIDRRGSSKERRTSSKERRAPSKDRMIFAATFCAPKAVSAARAHLPAAWKNLPATPETFAPSSSVFPATSQFQPASLNAFKGPSAASETPKSLPYALQDPFACVEALPAVPWVPQPNMNASKASQAVPTFLMATAAAPQATATTQEASKTSVEPPRRSGKATRKKKHLEAQEDSRGHTLAFHDWQGPRPWENLNLSDWEVQSPIQVSGDWEHPNTPRGLSGWEGPSTSRILSGWEGPSASWALSAWEGPSTSRALGLSESPGSSLPVVVSEVASVSPGSSATQDNSKVEAQPLSPLDERANALVQFLLVKDQAKVPVQRSEMVKVILREYKDECLDIINRANNKLECAFGYQLKEIDTKNHAYIIINKLGYHTGNLVASYLDRPKFGLLMVVLSLIFMKGNCVREDLIFNFLFKLGLDVRETNGLFGNTKKLITEVFVRQKYLEYRRIPYTEPAEYEFLWGPRAFLETSKMLVLRFLAKLHKKDPQSWPFHYLEALAECEWEDTDEDEPDTGDSAHGPTSRPPPR, encoded by the coding sequence ATGTCGCAGCTAAGTAAGAATCTGGGTGACTCGAGTCCTCCGGCGGAGGCCCCGAAGCCGCCTGTCTATAGCCGCCCTACGGTTCTGATGCGGGCCCCGCCCGCTTCCTCCCGGGCTCCGCCAGTCCCTTGGGATCCACCTCCAATTGACTTGCAGGCTTCATTGGCCGCTTGGCAGGCACCTCAGCCTGCCTGGGAGGCCCCACAGGGCCAGCTGCCCGCCCCGGTGGTTCCGATGACCCAGCCTCCTGCCCTAGGGGGCCCGATAGTCCCGGCTCCCCCGCTGGGGGGCCCGATGGGTAAGCCTCCGACTCCCGGGGTCCTGATGGTGCATCCTCCACCTCCGGGAGCCCCGATGGCCCAGCCTCCGACCCCGGGAGTCCTGATGGTGCATCCTTCAGCTCCCGGAGCTCCCATGGCCCATCCTCCTCCTCCGGGGACCCCAATGTCCCACCCTCCCCCTCCGGGGACCCCAATGGCCCATCCTCCTCCTCCGGGGACCCCGATGGCCCATCCTCCTCCTCCGGGGACCCCGATGGTGCATCCTCCTCCTCCGGGGACCCCGATGGCTCATCCTCCCCCTCCGGGGACACCGATGGCTCATCCTCCCCCTCCGGGGACACCGATGGCTCATCCTCCACCTCCGGGGACACCGATGGCTCATCCTCCCCCTCCGGGTACACCGATGGCCCAGCCTCCAGCTCCGGGAGTCCTGATGGCCCAGCCTCTGACTCCGGGAGTCCTGATGGTCCAGCCTGCTGCTCCGGGAGCACCGATGGTCCAGCCGCCTCCAGCAGCCATGATGACCCAGCCTCAGCCTTCAGGAGCACCGATGGCCAAGCCTCCAGGTCCAGGAGTCCTGATGATTCATCCTCCAGGTGCGAGAGCTCCGATGACCCAGCCTCCAGCTTCAGGAGCACCGATGGCACAGCCGGCGGCCCCACCTGCACAGCCGATGGCCCCACCTGCACAGCCGATGGCTTCTTGGGCCCCGCAGGCTCAGCCTCTGATCCTGCAAATCCAGTCTCAAGTTATAAGGGCTCCTCCGCAGGTTCCCCAGGGCCCGCAGGCACCCCCAGCGCAGCTAGCCACACCCCCGGGCTGGCAGGCGACCTCGCCAGGATGGCAGGCCACGCAGCAAGGCTGGCAGGCCACTCCCCTGACTTGGCAGACCACGCAGGTCACCTGGCAGGCACCAGCCGTTACCTGGCAGGTGCCGCCGCCCATGCGCCAGGGGCCCCCGCCCATCCGCCCTGGCCCACCACCCATCCGCCCTGGCCCACCACCGGTGCGACAGGCCCCACCGCTGATCCGCCAGGCCCCACCGGTGATCCGCCAGGCCCCACCCGTGATCCGCCAGGCCCCACCCGTGATCCGCCAGGCCCCCGCTGTGATCCGCCAGGCCCCACCTGTGATCCGCCAGGCCCCACCTGTGATCCGCCAGGCTCCACCTGTGATCCGCCAGGCCCCGCCGCTGATCCGCCAGGCGCCGCCGCCCATCCGACCTGCCCCACAGGTCCTGGCCACCCAGCCACCGCTCTGGCAGgccctgccacccccacctccactgcGGCAGGCCCCGCAGGCTAGGCTGCCGGCCCCGCAGGTGCAGGCGGCGCCGCAGGTGCCTACGGCCCCACCTGCTACGCAGGTACCCGCGGCGCCGCCCGCTGGCCCGCAGGTGCCCCAGCCTGTGCTGCCGGCCCCGCTGTCTGCCCCACTGTCTGCCCCGCAGGCTGTGCACTGCCCTTCCATCATCTGGCAGGCCCCCAAAGGTCAGCCCCCGGTGCCACACGAGATTCCAACGTCAATGGAATTCCAGGAGGTGCAGCAGACACAGGCGCTGGCCTGGCAGGCCCAGAAGGCCCCCACTCACATCTGGCAGCCCCTGCCTGCCCAGGAGGCCCAGAGGCAGGCTCCCCCCTTGGTCCAGCTGGAGCAGCCCTTTCAGGGAGCCCCGCCCTCCCAAAAAGCCGTGCAAATCCAGCTACCCCCCCAGCAGGCCCAGGCATCGGGTCCGCAAGCGGAGGTGCCCACACTGCCGCTCCAGCCTTCCTGGCAGGCACCGCCTGCAGTCTTGCAGGCCCAGCCCGGACCCCCGGTAGCAGCGGCAAATTTTCCCCTGGGCTCCGCTAAATCATTGATGACTCCATCAGGAGAATGCAGGGCCTCTTCTATAGACCGCAGGGGCTCCTCTAAAGAGCGCAGGACCTCCTCGAAGGAGCGCAGGGCCCCTTCAAAAGACCGCATGATCTTTGCTGCCACCTTCTGTGCTCCCAAGGCAGTGTCAGCTGCGCGAGCACACCTGCCAGCTGCCTGGAAAAACCTGCCTGCCACACCGGAGACCTTTGCTCCCTCCTCAAGTGTCTTCCCAGCTACCTCCCAGTTTCAGCCTGCCTCTCTGAATGCCTTTAAAGGCCCCTCTGCTGCCTCAGAGACCCCAAAGTCACTGCCATATGCTCTGCAGGATCCCTTTGCCTGTGTAGAGGCCCTGCCTGCAGTTCCATGGGTCCCACAGCCCAATATGAATGCCTCAAAGGCATCGCAGGCAGTGCCCACCTTCCTGATGGCTACAGCAGCTGCCCcccaggcaactgccaccactcAAGAGGCCTCCAAGACCTCCGTCGAGCCGCCACGCCGCTCCGGCAAGGCCACCCGGAAGAAGAAGCATCTGGAAGCCCAAGAGGACAGCCGTGGCCACACGCTAGCCTTTCATGACTGGCAGGGCCCAAGGCCCTGGGAGAATCTAAATCTGAGTGACTGGGAGGTCCAAAGCCCTATCCAGGTCTCGGGTGACTGGGAGCACCCAAACACCCCCCGTGGCCTGAGTGGTTGGGAGGGCCCTAGCACCTCCAGGATCCTGAGTGGCTGGGAAGGGCCCAGCGCATCCTGGGCCCTGAGTGCCTGGGAGGGCCCGAGCACCTCCAGGGCCCTGGGTCTCTCTGAAAGCCCAGGGAGCTCTCTGCCCGTAGTTGTGTCTGAGGTCGCAAGTGTCTCTCCGGGATCCAGTGCCACCCAGGATAATTCCAAGGTGGAGGCACAGCCCTTGTCTCCCTTGGATGAGAGGGCAAATGCGTTGGTGCAGTTCCTCTTAGTCAAGGACCAAGCCAAGGTGCCTGTCCAGCGCTCGGAGATGGTGAAAGTCATCCTCCGAGAGTATAAAGATGAGTGCTTAGATATCATCAACCGTGCCAACAATAAGCTGGAGTGTGCCTTTGGTTATCAATTGAAAGAAATTGATACCAAAAACCACGCCTATATTATCATCAACAAGCTGGGCTACCATACAGGGAATTTGGTGGCATCCTATTTAGACAGGCCCAAGTTTGGCCTTCTGATGGTGGTCTTGAGCCTCATCTTTATGAAAGGCAACTGTGTCAGGGAGGATCTGATCTTTAATTTTCTGTTCAAGTTAGGGTTGGATGTCCGGGAGACAAACGGTCTCTTTGGAAATACTAAGAAGCTCATCACCGAAGTGTTTGTCAGGCAGAAGTACCTAGAGTACAGGCGAATCCCTTACACTGAGCCCGCAGAGTATGAGTTCCTCTGGGGCCCTCGAGCATTCCTGGAAACCAGCAAGATGCTTGTCCTGAGGTTTTTGGCCAAGCTCCATAAGAAAGATCCACAGAGCTGGCCATTCCATTACCTTGAAGCGCTCGCAGAGTGTGAGTGGGAAGACACAGATGAGGATGAACCTGACACCGGTGACAGTGCCCACGGCCCCACCAGCAGGCCCCCTCCCCGCTAA